The following are encoded in a window of Bos indicus x Bos taurus breed Angus x Brahman F1 hybrid chromosome 4, Bos_hybrid_MaternalHap_v2.0, whole genome shotgun sequence genomic DNA:
- the TBRG4 gene encoding FAST kinase domain-containing protein 4, whose amino-acid sequence MAARLVRRCTCLLREAARLAPAVSPVGQLRLPQGTQKPLTSSATSPSSRLPGLLSEFVEKEQVFTPYTGRQEVEQLIEKATQPEELLELLGSGHCLQQNHAALALIQLSRLLSEKPKDKAALIQDARFWQLLHLVNSQITVVWHGTLVKLLRSLYTLGLPATSKDLRSVEQEVRWRMRRLKYKHLAFLAESSATYMQEQGSRELLAELLVHLERRWAEIEDRRMVVAMMMKTGHLSESLMNRLEDKCLELVEQFGPEELRKVLVTLAAQNRRSVPLLRAISYHLVQKPFPLTKSILLDLAYAYGKLGFHQTQVFQRLAADLLPHTPSMTSSEVARCTKSFAFLKWLNLPLFEAFVQHVLDRAQSITLPHLCNMLLAFARVNFRPEREDPFFSLVHEKLGSELVGLEPALQVDVVWALCVLQQVREAELQAVLCPEFHTQFLGGKSPKDQSTFQKLLHINATAQLEHPEYTGPLLPTSALVPSPSALEQKMTPLQKELQETLKGLLGSADKGSFMVPTQYGWVLDAEVLLDTESQLLPLRDFVAPHLTPPSGSQPLPPGAKRLAFLRWEFPNFNSRSKDLLGRFMLARRHLLAAGFLLVDVPYYEWMELKSEWQKSAYLKDKMRKAVAEELAK is encoded by the exons ATGGCCGCTCGGCTGGTGAGGCGATGCACATGCCTCCTAAGGGAGGCCGCCCGCCTGGCCCCTGCTGTGTCCCCCGTCGGCCAGCTGAGACTCCCCCAGGGAACCCAGAAGCCGCTGACTTCCTCAGCTACCTCGCCCAGCTCCCGCCTCCCAGGTCTCTTGTCAGAGTTTGTGGAGAAGGAACAGGTGTTTACTCCCTATACTGGGCGCCAGGAGGTGGAGCAGCTCATCGAGAAGGCCACCCAGCCTGAGGAGCTCCTGGAGCTCCTGGGCAGTGGTCACTGTCTGCAGCAGAACCATGCCGCCCTCGCGCTTATCCAGCTCTCTCGCCTGCTCTCTGAAAAGCCAAAAGACAAAGCCGCGCTCATACAGGATGCTCGCTTTTGGCAACTTCTCCATCTTGTCAACAGCCAG ATAACTGTAGTCTGGCATGGGACCCTCGTGAAGCTGCTCCGGAGCCTCTACACACTGGGGCTCCCCGCCACCTCCAAGGACCTGCGGTCTGTGGAGCAGGAGGTCCGCTGGCGCATGCGCAGGCTCAAGTACAAGCATCTGGCCTTCCTGGCCGAGTCCAGCGCCACCTACATGCAGGAGCAGGGCTCCCGGGAGCTGCTGGCTGAGTTGCTTGTGCACCTCGAGCGGCGCTGGGCAGAAATTGAAGACAGACGCATGGTGGTGGCCATGATGATGAAAACTGGGCACCTTTCGGAGTCTCTGATGAACCGCCTGGAGGACAAG TGCCTGGAGCTGGTGGAGCAGTTTGGCCCTGAGGAGCTGCGGAAGGTGCTGGTGACGTTGGCAGCTCAGAACCGGAGATCAGTGCCCTTGCTGCGGGCCATCTCTTACCACCTGGTCCAGAAGCCCTTCCCCCTGACTAAAAGCATCCTCCTGGACCTGGCCTATGCCTATG GCAAACTCGGCTTCCACCAGACCCAGGTGTTCCAGCGCCTGGCAGCCGATTTGCTGCCCCACACGCCAAGCATGACGTCCAGCGAGGTAGCCCGCTGCACCAAGTCCTTCGCCTTCCTTAAGTGGCTCAACCTGCCCCTGTTTGAGGCCTTCGTCCAG CATGTTCTGGACAGAGCCCAGAGCATCACTCTGCCACACCTGTGCAACATGCTCCTGGCTTTTGCCCGTGTGAACTTCCGCCCGGAACGGGAGGATCCATTCTTCAGCCTG GTGCATGAGAAGCTGGGGTCAGAGCTGGTGGGCCTGGAGCCAGCCCTGCAGGTGGACGTGGTGTGGGCCCTGTGTGTGCTGCAGCAGGTGCGGGAGGCCGAGCTACAAGCTGTGCTCTGCCCTGAATTTCACACCCAGTTTCTAG GTGGCAAGTCCCCAAAGGATCAAAGCACCTTCCAGAAGCTGCTGCATATCAATGCCACTGCCCAGCTGGAGCACCCTGAGTACACGGGACCCCTTCTGCCTACCTCAGCCTTGGTCCCCAGCCCCTCAGCCCTTGAACAGAAGATGACCCCGTTGCagaaggagctgcaggagacgttGAAGGGGCTGCTGGGGAGTGCCGACAAGGGCAGCTTCATGGTGCCCACGCAGTATGGCTGGGTTCTGG ATGCTGAGGTACTGCTCGACACCGAGAGCCAACTCCTGCCCCTGAGGGACTTTGTGGCACCCCATCTCACGCCCCCCTCTGGCAGCCAGCCACTCCCCCCTGGGGCCAAGAG GCTAGCCTTCCTTCGCTGGGAGTTCCCCAACTTCAACAGCCGAAGCAAAGACCTGCTGGGGCGCTTCATGCTGGCCCGGCGCCACCTGCTGGCCGCTGGCTTCCTGCTGGTCGAC gtCCCATACTATGAGTGGATGGAACTCAAGTCTGAATGGCAGAAGAGCGCCTATCTCAAGGACAAGATGCGCAAAGCAGTGGCAGAGGAGCTGGCCAAATGA